Proteins found in one Crassostrea angulata isolate pt1a10 chromosome 3, ASM2561291v2, whole genome shotgun sequence genomic segment:
- the LOC128178319 gene encoding uncharacterized protein LOC128178319 — translation MWELLVFLPFAITPGNAQTQVELSVPSSLSLGKAPLTISCRSLKTGAINRIQIERKPATGSVYSTLVYVGEGFTPIVRDDELRPRTVATGRVGASKEASLEINLSKDRVNCNDWGYYKCKITYTVGNLSSTATSASVLMNLVVPPSSADPILLLSPSNIPNEDSSSYRYLKGTTIIIGCRAEVGFPVAYPMRFCLKKVFGYELITELQANYVAPASTDSAKSCVKTRTILASVPVTSDGLVYCDVYNATANRGCSTHMTSTSASFTVQDFPVCNVSIGSTNASFITPTSNVTSSPNIPKKINTGEFTTPETKDYTVLVLGCVFLVVAGALFIASVIIYLKARKLRKEAEAVMIRTTYDSVQYNSKSASEYSSLDNLAENIYHRPLEKQDSDGYVMPTSSFKGK, via the exons ATGTGGGAGTTACTCGTTTTTCTACCATTCGCTATTACGCCAG GAAATGCACAAACACAAGTAGAGCTGAGCGTCCCGTCCTCACTAAGTCTTGGGAAGGCCCCGTTAACCATCAGTTGTCGGTCCTTAAAAACTGGTGCCATCAACCGAATCCAGATCGAGAGGAAGCCCGCAACAGGATCAGTGTACAGTACTCTTGTGTACGTGGGCGAGGGATTCACTCCAATAGTTAGGGATG aTGAGTTGAGACCACGAACAGTTGCAACTGGGAGGGTAGGGGCTTCTAAAGAGGCTTCTCTGGAAATAAACTTATCCAAGGACCGTGTGAATTGCAATGACTGGGGCTACTATAAGTGTAAGATTACCTACACTGTGGGCAACCTATCCTCAACAGCGACATCGGCTTCTGTACTTATGAACTTGGTCG TTCCACCATCGTCTGCGGATCCTATTCTGTTACTCAGTCCCTCTAACATTCCGAATGAAGACTCCTCCAGTTATAGGTATCTCAAAGGCACCACCATTATCATAGGCTGCAGGGCGGAAGTTG GTTTTCCTGTTGCTTACCCGATGCGcttttgtttaaagaaagtCTTTGGTTATGAACTCATAACTGAGCTTCAAGCCAATTACGTAGCTCCTGCTTCTACGGATTCCGCAAAGTCTTGTGTTAAAACTAGAACCATTCTGGCGTCAGTTCCGGTAACCTCTGATGGACTTGTATACTGTGACGTGTACAACGCAACAGCCAACAGGGGGTGTTCTACTCACATGACCTCTACATCTGCTTCGTTCACTGTTCAGGATTTCCCGG TCTGCAATGTGAGTATTGGTTCGACGAATGCGTCATTTATAACACCTACATCGAATGTGACGTCATCGCCaaatattccaaaaaaaatcaatactggAGAATTTACAACTCCTGAAACAAAGG ATTACACGGTCCTGGTTCTGGGCTGTGTGTTTTTGGTTGTTGCTGGAGCTCTATTCATCGCCAGTGTCATCATCTATCTGAAGGCCAGGAAACTCAGAAAAG aaGCAGAGGCGGTGATGATTAG aaCCACATATGATTCAGTTCAATACAATTCTAAATCGGCGTCTGAATACTCATCGCTGG ataaTTTGGCGGAAAACATTTACCATCGTCCTTTGGAGAAACAAGACAGTGATGGATATGTAATGCCTACCAGTTCCTTTAAGGGAAAGTGA